One Keratinibaculum paraultunense genomic window carries:
- a CDS encoding phage holin family protein gives MKTVWNWVQAVFTAIGGFLGWFLGGLDGFLYALIAFVAIDYVTGVMCAIVDKKLSSEVGAKGIFKKVLIFVLVGVGHIIDSQVLGNGGAIRTAVIFFYLSNEGISILENAAHIGLPIPEKLKNALEQLHGHSNEEDEKK, from the coding sequence ATGAAAACAGTATGGAACTGGGTACAGGCGGTTTTTACTGCTATTGGTGGATTTCTTGGCTGGTTTCTTGGAGGGCTGGATGGATTTTTATATGCGCTCATCGCTTTTGTGGCCATTGACTATGTGACCGGCGTGATGTGTGCCATTGTAGACAAAAAGCTTTCGAGTGAAGTCGGAGCCAAGGGCATCTTTAAGAAAGTGCTTATTTTTGTACTTGTAGGTGTAGGACACATCATCGACAGCCAGGTGCTCGGCAACGGCGGGGCAATCCGGACAGCGGTGATTTTCTTTTACCTGAGTAACGAGGGAATTTCAATTCTTGAGAATGCAGCACATATAGGACTGCCCATTCCTGAAAAGCTGAAGAACGCATTGGAACAACTGCATGGCCACTCAAATGAGGAGGATGAAAAGAAATGA